Proteins co-encoded in one Fusarium musae strain F31 chromosome 3, whole genome shotgun sequence genomic window:
- the RDR1 gene encoding multidrug resistance protein yields the protein MASSILMHMLEAAGLHCEPSQESVLPVTEEKVDAELRRRLFAVAEHLNIWISFDMGRSRTILCNSTLEMPCSREGDYTLELMELLPYSTELDPNKTQDVSELETSLSTVLSRTHSVPPSIMAQTNLALCLCRRLQSMNTTFSGRVLEQILSITKTGIEAAQAILDARSPWHHMANVPFQIICVLLAIDTGESIAQLKDAMQCLSNVATVYNTNATKEALNTASLLILMQQRRKEKCASTLSDVLKTFPIVSLPETRDETPVAEMDDMRWLNNLVGDLSSFDYADLDRFLFPNMF from the coding sequence ATGGCGAGTTCAATTCTTATGCACATGCTTGAAGCAGCTGGCCTGCACTGTGAACCGTCTCAAGAATCAGTCCTTCCAGTGACAGAAGAAAAGGTTGATGCCGAACTTCGGAGACGACTCTTTGCTGTCGCCGAGCACCTCAACATATGGATTTCATTTGACATGGGCCGGTCTAGGACCATCCTGTGTAATTCAACACTGGAAATGCCTTGttcgagagaaggagactATACTCTTGAACTTATGGAGTTGCTCCCATACTCAACGGAGCTTGATCCGAATAAGACGCAAGACGTTTCCGAGCTTGAGACCTCGCTGTCAACTGTCTTGAGCCGAACTCATTCTGTTCCACCATCAATCATGGCACAAACAAACCTCGCTTTGTGTCTCTGTCGTCGGCTCCAGTCTATGAACACGACGTTCTCGGGAAGGGTTCTCGAACAGATCCTCTCTATCACGAAAACAGGCATCgaagcagctcaagctaTTCTGGATGCACGCTCACCATGGCATCACATGGCCAACGTGCCGTTTCAGATTATTTGTGTTTTACTTGCCATTGATACGGGTGAATCAATAGCTCAGCTCAAGGATGCTATGCAATGTCTTAGTAACGTTGCTACTGTGTACAATACCAATGCTACGAAAGAGGCTCTCAACACGGCTTCATTGCTTATACTGATGCAGCAGCGACGCAAGGAGAAGTGTGCATCGACCTTGAGTGATGTGCTGAAAACCTTTCCTATCGTTTCTCTTCCTGAGACCCGAGATGAGACTCCCGTTGCAGAGATGGATGATATGAGATGGCTGAATAATTTGGTTGGAGATCTTTCCAGTTTCGACTATGCTGATTTGGATCGATT
- a CDS encoding hypothetical protein (EggNog:ENOG41), producing MFFNTWGVANGFGIFQQYYTQTLGESQSTISWIGSVQVFFLFSVGVIAGRLTDAGHFRTIFPIGVFLQVLGLFMTSLCTTFWQIFLAQAVCLGIGNGFTFCPALAVLSQYFKKYRAFAVGLAAAGAAVGGLVYPVLINWLIFHDNVGFPWTLRSMGFIMFATYIPCLIWLKPRLPPHPSGPWIDTTAFRELPFIFFTMSMFLNFWGLYFAFFYLGTFARDRAGISEPIYLLMILNGVGIFGRIMPNIIADKWTGPLNILIPLSIASSGLVYCWAAIETAVGLYVFAVIYGFIAAALQALFPAVATQMAPDPRKTGTRVGMILGIVSIANLTGPFICGELIKAGNGSYLGPQMFAGSSIFLGALMALASRISKTGLVLKAKS from the coding sequence ATGTTCTTCAACACCTGGGGCGTGGCAAATGGCTTCGGAATCTTCCAGCAATACTACACCCAAACCCTCGGAGAAAGTCAATCCACGATATCCTGGATAGGAAGTGTCCAAGTGTTTTTCCTATTCTCAGTCGGAGTCATAGCTGGAAGACTGACGGATGCCGGCCATTTTCGAACTATCTTCCCGATTGGTGTCTTCCTGCAGGTCCTTGGACTCTTCATGACTTCGTTGTGCACGACGTTCTGGCAGATATTCCTCGCTCAAGCTGTTTGTCTCGGAATAGGCAATGGATTTACGTTCTGTCCAGCCCTAGCCGTATTGTCACAGTACTTCAAGAAGTATAGGGCTTTTGCTGTTGGACTGGCGGCCGCTGGCGCAGCTGTTGGTGGCTTAGTCTATCCAGTCTTGATCAACTGGCTCATATTCCACGATAATGTCGGCTTCCCCTGGACTCTCAGAAGTATGGGCTTCATTATGTTTGCTACATATATCCCTTGTCTTATATGGCTCAAGCCTCGACTACCACCTCATCCTAGCGGCCCATGGATCGATACAACTGCTTTCAGGGAACtgcccttcatcttctttacGATGAGCATGTTTCTAAACTTTTGGGGCCTCTACTTTGCCTTCTTCTATCTCGGAACCTTTGCACGCGATCGAGCGGGTATCTCTGAGCCCATCTACCTGCTCATGATTCTAAACGGCGTTGGAATATTTGGACGTATCATGCCAAACATCATTGCCGATAAGTGGACAGGACCCCTCAATATACTCATTCCTCTGAGCATAGCTTCCAGTGGGTTGGTCTACTGTTGGGCGGCTATAGAAACAGCTGTCGGGCTTTATGTCTTCGCTGTGATCTATGGTTTCATCGCTGCAGCATTGCAAGCTCTGTTTCCAGCTGTTGCAACACAAATGGCACCTGATCCGAGAAAAACTGGCACAAGAGTTGGAATGATACTGGGCATTGTCAGTATCGCAAATCTGACTGGCCCTTTTATCTGCGGTGAACTTATCAAAGCTGGCAACGGTAGTTACCTTGGACCTCAGATGTTTGCTGGCTCTTCAATATTTCTGGGTGCTCTCATGGCCTTGGCATCTCGAATCTCCAAGACAGGTCTTGTACTAAAGGCCAAATCATAG